The Culex pipiens pallens isolate TS chromosome 2, TS_CPP_V2, whole genome shotgun sequence DNA window GGAGAATGTGGAAAAGTTCGTTGGAAGGCTGGAGACATGCTCGAAGACGTTCGAGGATCTGATCGTGAAGCTGCAAGCACAAGTGGAGGAGCAGACCAAAGATGAGAAGAAGGAAGTACCGGAGAAGGAAGTCAAACCGGAGCAAGAAGAGCAGAAGAAATCCTACACGGACTTTCTGAACGAACTCAAGACGACAGAGTACGGTAAAAAGTACGTGGCGAAGCTGCAGAAGCAGATCGTGAAGCTGATGGGAAAGGAAAAGGCACTGATCGAAGCCGCTTGTGAGAAGAAGCTGCACGAAGCCGAGCTGGAGTACAAGCGGAAGCTCGAATCGTACCTAAGCGATCGTGTCAGGGAGTTGTCGGTGCCACGGGAACGATCACCAAAGCTGACCGTCACAAAGAGTAGCGACGGAGAGGAGAGCGTGCACTTTATGAAGAAGATCGACGAGAAGCTGAATCAACTGTATCAGCACGAGCGAAACGTAGACGAGAAGCTGGTATCGCTGCGAGGTGATCTGCAGAAGCATGAACAGCGACAAAGCGCGTACTTCCAATCGCTCAAATCGGCGGAAACCAAGGAGAAGAAGCTGCTCGTGCTGCAAGATGTCGAGCGCCAACTCTTGTCAACGTTTGAGGATGAAACACAAGCCATAATCAGGAACGCAAAGGCGACGATCGATCGGTTGGAGGGTGAAAGCGACAAGATCAACCGCTCGTTCCAGCAGTATCTGCACAAGCAGCGCGAGGACAAGCGGAAGCTGAACGACGAAAAGATCGAAATTTGGCAGCGGTACAACGACGAGAAACTGGAGCTGAACCAGCGCGAGCTGATGGCGACGAAGGGAGACGTCTCGGTGGAGGTTCCGATCGTGCACGAACGTTACGCGCCACACCGGGAAAGCTTCCCGGATCCGGCGCAGTTCGAGAATCCCTTCCGCAACTTTGATCCGCACAAGTACTTGAGGAGACCGAAGGTCTGCAACGTGGTACTGGAAACTGCCAAAGACGTGGTTGACGTGGCGGTGAACACCTCAATCGAACCAGTAATACCGAAAGAAGTCCAACCTGTCGACCCCAAGCTGAGCGACCTGCTGGCAAAAGACACGCTCAACCTGAAGCGGAGCATCGAGGAGAACCTTCAAAAGCTAGACCAGATGAGCAAGACGTACTCAAAGTCGACCTCGTCATCCAGTGGAACCGCTGCGCCAGCAGCGGACAAGCAGGGAACCTACAACGTAGACAAAAGTCTGGACGATTTGTCCAGCATCGTAGAGATTGAAGTTGCCGAAGGGAACGACAAGGCAGCTCCGGATCTGGACAGCACCAAAGAGTTGCTGGAGTTTGCGCGAAAGAACTTCTCTGGTGAGAAGGAGACACCAGCGAAGAAGGATTCGCTGGATTTGGGATCGCTCGGATCGCTGAGCGATCTGGACGTGAGTGAGGACGGAAGTGGGTCGAATCACGGCGGCAAGCAGGACAGCTTGGGTGACATTGTGGAGCAGATTTCCACGGGGAAGCGATCGCTGTCGGATGGCAGCTGGAATTGAACAGGGAATAAAGATAGTGTTTAtgccaaaaaatgttgttttaattCTTAGAACATTCCGAACACGTCAAGATCATTCGGTATTCGGCAGAATTGCAAAAGGCAGAAAAAGGATCAATCGgcaaaaatttattcaaagatGAGTAAAAAGGCAGAAAAATGTCAAGGCAGAAAATTAGTTGGgcagaaattttaatttggcAGAAAAGTCAATCTGCCAAAAAGCGTAAGGCATGGTTTTAATTCTTAGAACATTCCGAACACGCCAAGATCACGTTCGTTCGGCAGAAAACTGAGGCAGAAAAATGTATTCGGCAGAATTGCAAAAGGCAAAAAAAGGATCAATCGGCAAAAATTTATTCGGAGATGGGTAGGCAGAAGGCAGAAAAATGCAAAGTGTTAAGGCAGAAAATTAGTTGGgcagaaattttaatttggcAGAAAAGTCAATCTGCCAAAAGCGTAAGGCATGGTGAtgccttttttgatgaaaaaatgtttcgtcATAAAGGCTACCTGGGAAAATTAACATttaatccaggtttttaagcgaagatggcgttcgaatggtgaacgttcGAGAtttcaaaatcgcgcagtagcaccaacattcaaaacaaaaatgtggcggtcatgccatggcacacttttttcgcaatgttggtaccactgcgtgattttgacatttcggacgttcaccattcgaacgccattttcgcatAAAAATCTGGATAGGTCAAATGCAACAATAGGCGTTTGAATCATGATTACTTCCCTTGATTTCGTATTGTAATGGGACACGCTAACTGTGTTGCTACAAGTtcgaacaattttaaaaacataataaagAAACCATTAATTATTGAAGGAGAAAGGATGTCATTTAACAAATATGGAAAT harbors:
- the LOC120419174 gene encoding ankyrin repeat domain-containing protein 26; the protein is MDHGKDFCDLDGITNAEFRDQIKHWIEEQGIHANLQLQMKKDLIDQISRTALGRKINLKLQTHHGIVLSPLVLVLNTLVAEFLYVQNCHYTLSVFSNEVPFKNTLPDFTKSAHFRLDRVELREIFEALGIDHHAGLVEKYESKGSEAGKSLLYIIFKSMLAAVRGCEERIRGYKKEECDREKTKGMLDGLEVERLHRNVEKLLVRVRVVGKSIEKLEETQRNNENNVGNCEEETTSLRACTENVEKFVGRLETCSKTFEDLIVKLQAQVEEQTKDEKKEVPEKEVKPEQEEQKKSYTDFLNELKTTEYGKKYVAKLQKQIVKLMGKEKALIEAACEKKLHEAELEYKRKLESYLSDRVRELSVPRERSPKLTVTKSSDGEESVHFMKKIDEKLNQLYQHERNVDEKLVSLRGDLQKHEQRQSAYFQSLKSAETKEKKLLVLQDVERQLLSTFEDETQAIIRNAKATIDRLEGESDKINRSFQQYLHKQREDKRKLNDEKIEIWQRYNDEKLELNQRELMATKGDVSVEVPIVHERYAPHRESFPDPAQFENPFRNFDPHKYLRRPKVCNVVLETAKDVVDVAVNTSIEPVIPKEVQPVDPKLSDLLAKDTLNLKRSIEENLQKLDQMSKTYSKSTSSSSGTAAPAADKQGTYNVDKSLDDLSSIVEIEVAEGNDKAAPDLDSTKELLEFARKNFSGEKETPAKKDSLDLGSLGSLSDLDVSEDGSGSNHGGKQDSLGDIVEQISTGKRSLSDGSWN